A single Cyprinus carpio isolate SPL01 chromosome A6, ASM1834038v1, whole genome shotgun sequence DNA region contains:
- the LOC109091840 gene encoding apolipoprotein A-I-like — MKVLVVLALAVFTGCQANIFYADEPKPQLEQLTDAFWSYVSKATQTAEETVMMIRSSQLGQEVNARLTQSADMASEYAVTLKKQMDPLAEELMTKITKEAEVLRERLGQDLFNVRDKLEPYTDNLKSQIQQRVEELRTAMAPYADSLDSETLKATLLQKSEELRGNLEQSVKELRAQLEPYTAELKEKVDQHLQEFQKSVTPLTEDLQTQIRERAQMVQQSLTPYTEDLKEKLDPYAQDLQAQLSSLYESFTKRN, encoded by the exons ATGAAGGTTCTTGTGGTGCTTGCACTTGCTGTATTTACAG GTTGCCAGGCCAACATATTCTATGCTGATGAGCCCAAGCCACAGCTGGAGCAGCTGACAGATGCTTTCTGGAGCTATGTTTCCAAGGCAACACAGACCGCAGAGGAAACCGTCATGATGATCAGGTCTTCCCAGTTGGGACAAGAAGTCAA TGCTAGGCTGACCCAGAGTGCCGATATGGCCAGCGAATATGCCGTCACCCTCAAGAAACAGATGGATCCTCTGGCTGAAGAGCTGATGACCAAAATCACCAAGGAGGCTGAAGTGTTGAGGGAGCGTCTGGGCCAGGACTTGTTTAACGTAAGAGACAAACTGGAGCCCTATACTGACAACCTCAAGAGTCAGATCCAGCAGAGAGTGGAGGAGCTCAGGACAGCCATGGCTCCATATGCTGACTCCCTGGATTCTGAGACCCTGAAGGCCACTCTGCTCCAGAAGAGTGAGGAGCTGAGAGGAAACCTGGAGCAGAGCGTGAAGGAGCTGCGGGCTCAGCTGGAGCCCTACACTGCTGAACTCAAGGAGAAAGTGGACCAGCATCTGCAGGAGTTTCAGAAGAGCGTGACCCCCCTGACTGAGGACCTCCAGACCCAGATCAGAGAGAGGGCCCAGATGGTCCAGCAGAGTCTCACACCCTATACTGAAGACCTCAAGGAAAAGCTGGACCCCTATGCGCAGGACCTGCAGGCCCAGCTCTCCTCCCTGTATGAGTCCTTCACCAAGAGAAATTAG
- the LOC109091293 gene encoding omega-amidase NIT2: MSGIFKAVSKFRLALVQLHVSKIKADNLGRAQKIVKEAAGQGAKVVVLPECFNSPYGTGFFAEYAEKIPGESTQVLSEAAKECGVYLVGGSIPEEDGGKIYNTCSIFGPDGKLLVKHRKIHLFDIDVPGKIRFQESETLSPGNSLSMFETPFCKVGVGICYDIRFAELAQIYAKKGCQLLVYPGAFNMTTGPAHWELLQRGRAVDNQVYVAAASPARDESASYVAWGHSSVVNPWGEVIAKAGSEESIVYADIDLQYLADMRQQLPITTQRRNDLYSVNSVQEG, translated from the exons ATGTCTGGTATATTTAAGGCAGTGTCGA AGTTTCGTTTGGCTTTGGTGCAGTTACATGTGTCAAAGATCAAGGCGGACAATTTGGGAAGAGCACAAAAAATTGTGAAGGAGGCTGCAGGACAAGGTGCAAAAGTTGTAGTGTTACCT GAGTGCTTCAACTCCCCTTATGGAACCGGGTTCTTTGCTGAGTATGCTGAGAAGATCCCAGGAGAGTCCACACAGGTGTTGTCGGAGGCAGCCAAGGAGTGTGGGGTCTATTTAGTGGGCG GTTCCATTCCTGAGGAGGACGGAGGAAAGATCTATAACACCTGCTCAATTTTTGGACCTGATGGAAAGCTGCTTGTCAAACACAGGAAA ATTCATCTTTTTGATATTGATGTACCAGGGAAAATACGGTTTCAGGAGTCTGAAACACTAAGTCCAGGAAACAGTTTATCCATGTTTGAAACCC CATTTTGTAAAGTAGGTGTGGGAATATGTTATGACATCAGATTTGCGGAGCTAGCACAGATCTACGCTAAAAAAG GTTGCCAGCTTTTGGTATATCCTGGTGCCTTCAATATGACCACAGGTCCAGCTCACTGGGAGCTGCTGCAGAGGGGGAG GGCAGTAGATAATCAGGTCTATGTGGCTGCTGCTTCACCAGCAAGAGATGAGAGTGCCAGCTATGTGGCCTGGGGTCACAGCTCTGTGGTTAACCCTTG GGGGGAGGTAATTGCCAAAGCTGGATCAGAGGAATCCATTGTATATGCTGATATAG ACCTGCAGTATTTGGCTGATATGCGTCAGCAGCTCCCAATCACCACACAGAGACGGAATGATCTATATAGTGTTAATAGTGTTCAGGAGGGCTGA